In Terriglobia bacterium, a genomic segment contains:
- the plsX gene encoding phosphate acyltransferase PlsX: MTIAVDAMGGDQAPRPEVEGSILAAREFGVRILLVGQPAAVRAELAKHATPNLSIEVVPASEVITMEDHPAQAFRRKKDSSVHVAARLVREGRADGMISAGNTGAVMTVARFVLGALSSVDRVALAAPFPNAKGGVSVLLDVGANVDSKPEHLVQFAVMGEIYYRTVFGSRRPRVGLLSIGEEESKGNELTREVNNRLKKVPVHFVGNVEGGDLFSGNVDVIVCDGFVGNIALKICEGLALQIFGLLKKALKSTLSAQLGYLFSRGAFKGLRKHIDYTEYGGAPLLGVRGVCVIGHGRSNANAIKNAIRVAAGLARAHINEKIEQELTGTAVHA, encoded by the coding sequence ATTACCATCGCAGTGGACGCCATGGGCGGAGATCAGGCACCCCGCCCCGAGGTCGAGGGCAGTATTCTGGCCGCTCGTGAATTCGGCGTACGCATCCTGCTGGTTGGGCAGCCCGCGGCGGTGCGCGCGGAGCTCGCCAAGCACGCCACGCCCAATCTGTCCATCGAGGTGGTTCCCGCCAGCGAAGTGATCACCATGGAAGACCACCCGGCGCAGGCCTTTCGCCGCAAAAAGGACAGTTCCGTGCACGTGGCCGCGCGCCTGGTGCGCGAGGGCCGGGCCGACGGCATGATCAGCGCCGGCAACACCGGCGCGGTGATGACCGTGGCGCGCTTCGTGCTCGGCGCGCTCTCCTCGGTGGACCGCGTGGCCCTGGCCGCTCCCTTTCCCAACGCCAAGGGCGGCGTCTCCGTGCTCCTGGACGTGGGCGCCAACGTCGATTCGAAGCCCGAGCATCTGGTGCAGTTCGCCGTCATGGGCGAGATCTACTACCGCACGGTGTTCGGCAGCCGCCGACCGCGCGTGGGCCTGCTCTCCATCGGCGAGGAAGAAAGCAAGGGCAACGAGCTCACCCGCGAGGTCAACAACCGCCTGAAAAAAGTCCCCGTGCATTTCGTGGGCAACGTGGAAGGCGGGGACCTTTTCTCCGGCAACGTGGACGTGATCGTGTGCGACGGATTTGTGGGGAATATCGCGCTGAAGATCTGCGAGGGCCTGGCGCTGCAGATTTTCGGCCTGCTCAAGAAGGCCCTGAAGAGCACGCTCTCCGCGCAGCTCGGCTACCTCTTCTCGCGCGGAGCCTTCAAGGGCCTGCGCAAGCACATTGACTACACGGAATACGGCGGCGCGCCGCTGCTCGGCGTGCGCGGCGTCTGCGTCATCGGCCACGGCCGCTCCAACGCCAACGCCATCAAAAACGCCATCCGCGTGGCCGCCGGGCTGGCGCGCGCGCACATCAACGAAAAAATCGAACAGGAACTTACGGGGACGGCAGTGCACGCCTGA
- the rpmF gene encoding 50S ribosomal protein L32 has product MPNPKRRHSKARKNKRRAHDFLTAPASGGKCPNCHEEKQPHRSCPHCGHYKGRAVQDAKA; this is encoded by the coding sequence ATGCCTAACCCAAAACGACGGCATTCCAAGGCGCGCAAGAACAAGCGCCGGGCCCATGACTTTCTGACGGCTCCGGCGAGCGGCGGCAAGTGCCCGAACTGCCATGAAGAGAAACAGCCACACCGCTCCTGCCCGCATTGCGGCCATTACAAGGGCCGCGCGGTCCAGGACGCCAAGGCCTAA
- the fabG gene encoding 3-oxoacyl-[acyl-carrier-protein] reductase: protein MFSLKDKVALVTGASQGIGRDAALALAQAGAKVAVAARNELKLAALVEEIAAAGGQALAVTMDVADAAQVKAGFKQVLEKFGRLDILVNNAAITRDGLALRMKLEDWDAVLRTNLTGAHLCIQQALGPMMKARAGRIINISSVVAESGNAGQANYVASKAGLIGLTKAIAIEIASRNITVNAIAPGFIATAMTDVLSDQVKEELQARIPLGRLGAPRDVTAAILFLASDEAGYITGHVLDVNGGMYLA from the coding sequence ATGTTCAGCCTGAAAGATAAAGTGGCCCTGGTGACCGGCGCGTCGCAGGGCATCGGTCGCGACGCGGCCCTGGCCCTGGCGCAGGCCGGCGCGAAGGTCGCCGTCGCCGCGCGCAACGAACTGAAGCTCGCCGCGCTCGTCGAAGAGATCGCCGCCGCGGGCGGTCAAGCCCTGGCCGTGACGATGGACGTCGCCGACGCCGCGCAGGTCAAGGCCGGCTTCAAGCAGGTCCTCGAGAAATTCGGGCGCCTGGACATCCTGGTGAACAACGCCGCCATCACCCGCGACGGCCTGGCCCTGCGCATGAAGCTCGAGGACTGGGACGCCGTTTTGCGCACCAACCTCACCGGCGCGCATCTGTGCATCCAGCAGGCGCTGGGCCCGATGATGAAGGCCCGCGCGGGGCGGATCATCAATATCTCGTCGGTGGTGGCGGAGTCCGGCAACGCCGGCCAGGCCAACTACGTGGCCTCGAAGGCCGGCCTCATCGGCCTGACCAAAGCCATCGCCATCGAAATTGCTTCGCGCAATATCACCGTGAACGCCATCGCTCCGGGCTTCATCGCCACGGCCATGACCGACGTCCTGTCCGACCAGGTGAAGGAAGAACTCCAGGCGCGCATTCCGCTCGGACGCCTGGGCGCGCCGCGCGACGTCACCGCGGCCATCCTCTTTCTCGCCAGCGACGAAGCCGGTTACATCACCGGCCACGTCCTGGACGTTAACGGCGGCATGTACCTGGCCTGA
- the fabD gene encoding ACP S-malonyltransferase → MGKIAFVFPGQASQYSGMGKELAEKHSAAREVFEEADRALGFSISRICFAGSEDELKQTANTQPAILTCSVAFYRLLAEQGSKPDFVAGHSLGEYSALVAAGALQFSEAVKLVRQRGIYMQEAVPPGTGAMAAILGLSPAVVADACKRAAEGEVCSPANLNSPDQTVISGNAAAVKRAVEIASQQGAKRTVILPVSAPFHCALMMPAQERLEKDLRQTTFSNPQVPLVCNVDADTIETGDQAREALIRQVSLPVRWEESVRLLIEEGVTTFVEVGPGRALTGILRQIERSVQALNVEDEKSLNAALEKLAQN, encoded by the coding sequence ATGGGAAAAATTGCATTCGTGTTTCCGGGACAGGCTTCGCAATACTCCGGAATGGGCAAGGAACTCGCGGAGAAGCACTCCGCGGCCAGAGAGGTCTTCGAGGAAGCCGACCGCGCCCTGGGCTTTTCCATTTCCCGGATCTGCTTCGCCGGCAGCGAAGACGAACTGAAGCAGACCGCCAACACCCAGCCGGCCATCCTCACCTGTTCCGTGGCTTTTTACCGCCTCCTCGCGGAGCAGGGCAGCAAGCCCGATTTCGTCGCCGGGCACAGCCTGGGCGAATACTCCGCTCTGGTCGCCGCCGGAGCGCTGCAGTTTTCCGAGGCCGTGAAGCTGGTGCGCCAGCGCGGCATCTACATGCAGGAAGCCGTGCCCCCGGGCACCGGCGCGATGGCCGCCATCCTGGGCCTCTCGCCCGCCGTGGTGGCCGATGCCTGCAAGCGCGCCGCGGAAGGCGAAGTCTGCTCCCCCGCCAACCTCAACTCCCCGGACCAGACCGTCATCTCCGGAAACGCGGCCGCCGTGAAGCGCGCCGTGGAGATTGCATCGCAGCAGGGCGCCAAGCGCACCGTCATCCTGCCGGTCTCCGCGCCGTTCCATTGCGCGCTGATGATGCCCGCGCAGGAGCGCCTGGAGAAGGACCTGCGCCAGACCACGTTTTCGAATCCGCAGGTGCCGTTGGTCTGCAACGTGGACGCCGATACCATCGAAACCGGCGACCAGGCCCGCGAAGCCCTCATCCGCCAGGTCTCCCTGCCCGTGCGCTGGGAAGAGTCCGTGCGCCTGCTCATCGAAGAGGGCGTGACCACCTTCGTCGAGGTCGGCCCCGGCAGAGCCCTCACCGGCATCCTGCGCCAGATCGAGCGCTCCGTGCAGGCCCTCAACGTCGAGGACGAGAAGAGCCTGAACGCCGCGCTGGAAAAGCTCGCGCAGAACTAG
- a CDS encoding DUF177 domain-containing protein: protein MFLDVKDLAVRKLRIQRSYAPGSLDYGAADLKQVEPLEVRASVELVEGQIHIEGELQTKVELVCARCLEPVVEEVHRPFDLYYRPLPKGAKPEEERLKYDETEIGFYQGEGLFLAEVLTEQVLLALPMKVICRSDCRGLCPSCGANLNHEECRCETHATDPRLAPLARLKQEWLKKQ, encoded by the coding sequence ATGTTTCTGGACGTCAAGGACCTTGCGGTCCGCAAGCTGCGTATTCAGCGCAGCTACGCTCCGGGCAGCCTGGACTATGGCGCGGCGGACCTGAAGCAGGTGGAGCCGCTGGAAGTGCGGGCGTCTGTCGAGCTGGTGGAAGGGCAGATCCACATCGAAGGCGAGCTGCAGACCAAGGTCGAGCTGGTGTGCGCGCGCTGTCTGGAGCCGGTGGTCGAGGAAGTGCACCGCCCGTTTGACCTTTATTATAGGCCGCTGCCCAAGGGCGCCAAGCCCGAGGAAGAGCGGCTGAAGTACGACGAGACGGAGATCGGCTTCTACCAGGGCGAGGGGCTGTTCCTCGCCGAGGTGCTGACCGAACAGGTGCTGCTGGCGCTGCCCATGAAGGTGATCTGCCGGAGTGACTGCCGGGGCTTGTGCCCCAGTTGCGGCGCCAATCTGAATCACGAAGAGTGCCGCTGTGAGACCCACGCGACGGATCCACGGCTGGCTCCCCTCGCGCGCCTCAAGCAGGAGTGGCTGAAAAAACAATAG
- the acpP gene encoding acyl carrier protein, with product MPSVEERVKQIIVEQLGVDEAEVTPTASFVDDLGADSLDQVELVMAFEEAFGIEVPDEDAEKMATVKDAVEYIEKHAKGK from the coding sequence ATGCCAAGCGTGGAAGAGCGCGTCAAACAGATTATCGTCGAGCAACTCGGCGTGGATGAAGCCGAAGTGACACCCACGGCCTCGTTCGTGGACGATCTGGGGGCCGATTCCCTCGATCAGGTGGAATTGGTCATGGCTTTCGAAGAGGCGTTCGGCATCGAAGTGCCGGACGAGGACGCGGAAAAGATGGCCACCGTGAAGGACGCCGTCGAATACATCGAGAAGCACGCCAAGGGCAAGTAA